Proteins from a genomic interval of Sporolactobacillus sp. Y61:
- the nusG gene encoding transcription termination/antitermination protein NusG has product MEKNWYVIHTYSGYENKVKTNLEKRVESMGMADKIFRILVPMEEETEIKNGQKKTAMRKVFPGYVLTEMIMTDDSWYVVRNTPGVTGFVGSTGAGSKPIPLLPEEVDGILKQMGLKEKTVDVHFEINEQVKVKEGPFADFVGNVESIDPEKNKLKVHVNMFGRETPVELDFEQVRKLD; this is encoded by the coding sequence ATGGAAAAGAACTGGTATGTTATTCACACATACTCGGGTTATGAAAACAAGGTCAAGACCAACCTCGAAAAAAGAGTGGAATCCATGGGTATGGCTGATAAAATATTCCGGATTCTCGTTCCGATGGAAGAGGAGACAGAAATTAAAAACGGCCAGAAAAAGACAGCTATGCGGAAGGTGTTCCCCGGATATGTCCTGACTGAAATGATTATGACAGACGATTCATGGTACGTTGTGCGCAACACACCCGGTGTTACAGGCTTCGTCGGCTCAACGGGAGCGGGTTCAAAACCGATTCCGCTGCTCCCGGAAGAAGTAGATGGCATTCTAAAGCAAATGGGCCTGAAAGAGAAAACTGTGGATGTTCATTTTGAAATTAATGAACAGGTTAAGGTCAAGGAAGGTCCGTTTGCTGATTTCGTCGGCAACGTAGAAAGTATTGACCCGGAGAAGAACAAACTGAAAGTGCATGTGAACATGTTCGGCCGTGAAACACCGGTTGAACTGGATTTTGAACAGGTTCGAAAGCTTGACTGA
- the secE gene encoding preprotein translocase subunit SecE, whose product MAGIVKGTGKFFRSIITETRKVTWPTRRELFKYTVTVIVTVVFLAVFFVLVDLGITELMRVITD is encoded by the coding sequence ATGGCAGGTATTGTAAAGGGGACCGGGAAATTTTTCCGGAGCATCATTACGGAAACCAGGAAAGTCACCTGGCCAACGCGCAGAGAACTGTTCAAATATACGGTTACAGTGATTGTGACTGTTGTATTTCTGGCTGTATTCTTTGTACTGGTTGACTTGGGCATTACGGAACTTATGCGTGTGATCACAGACTGA
- the sigH gene encoding RNA polymerase sporulation sigma factor SigH has protein sequence MSYNPVQSDTATFRLLDDEHLLRIVQDGNKEALEYLIFKYKNFVRAKAKAYFLVGGEHEDIIQEGMIGLYKAIRDYRGDKPASFKAFAELCITRQMITAVKTATRMKHIPLNSYISLDKPIYDEESERTLMDVVGEDDSSDPEMLFINREECDDIEEKLSHMLSELERKVLRQYLDGRTYQEISVNLKRHIKSVDNALQRVKRKLEHCLQMKKLSI, from the coding sequence ATGAGTTACAATCCAGTTCAGTCTGACACAGCAACGTTTCGGTTACTTGATGATGAACATTTGCTAAGAATTGTCCAGGATGGAAACAAAGAGGCTCTGGAGTACCTCATTTTTAAATATAAGAATTTTGTCCGTGCCAAAGCGAAAGCCTATTTTCTGGTCGGGGGTGAACACGAAGATATTATTCAGGAGGGCATGATCGGCCTGTATAAGGCTATCCGTGATTACAGGGGAGACAAGCCCGCTTCTTTTAAAGCGTTTGCAGAACTTTGCATTACAAGGCAAATGATTACGGCTGTAAAAACGGCGACCAGAATGAAGCATATCCCGCTGAATTCTTATATTTCTCTTGACAAACCGATTTATGATGAAGAATCTGAAAGGACTTTGATGGATGTTGTCGGTGAAGATGATTCTTCCGATCCGGAGATGCTGTTTATTAACCGGGAAGAATGTGACGATATCGAGGAAAAACTATCGCATATGCTGAGTGAGCTGGAACGAAAAGTGCTTCGCCAGTATCTCGACGGACGGACCTACCAGGAAATATCTGTGAACCTGAAAAGACATATCAAGTCTGTTGATAATGCGCTGCAGCGCGTGAAAAGAAAACTTGAACATTGCCTGCAGATGAAAAAGCTGAGTATCTGA
- a CDS encoding NYN domain-containing protein, with protein MKDILIVDGYNVIGAWRELKALKKKELENARDMLIDKMAEYQAVTGWRVIIIFDAYLIPGKEIRTHKSRVEVIYTKKSEKADQKIEGLIKKMKNVKTRIHVATSDMAEQWAVFSQGALRMPSRELVEEIRTIDSQIKQAIIDTRPQTKGSKIPLDRTIREKLEKMRRGF; from the coding sequence TTGAAAGACATTCTGATCGTTGACGGATATAATGTGATCGGAGCATGGAGGGAACTGAAGGCGCTAAAAAAGAAAGAGCTCGAAAATGCCAGAGATATGCTGATTGATAAGATGGCTGAATATCAGGCAGTTACGGGCTGGCGGGTCATCATTATCTTTGACGCTTATCTGATCCCTGGAAAAGAGATCCGGACGCATAAATCCAGAGTAGAAGTGATTTACACCAAAAAAAGTGAAAAGGCAGATCAGAAGATTGAAGGCCTGATTAAAAAAATGAAAAACGTTAAAACGCGGATCCATGTCGCAACATCTGACATGGCGGAACAATGGGCCGTTTTCTCGCAGGGTGCACTGCGCATGCCGTCACGGGAACTGGTTGAAGAAATCAGGACCATTGACAGTCAGATTAAACAAGCCATCATCGATACCAGACCACAGACTAAAGGGTCAAAGATTCCCCTTGACCGGACCATAAGGGAAAAGCTGGAGAAAATGCGCAGAGGTTTTTGA
- the rlmB gene encoding 23S rRNA (guanosine(2251)-2'-O)-methyltransferase RlmB, with protein sequence MSDEWIIGRHPVAEAIRSGREINKVWMNKEGRGLGELLDLIKSHQIAVQFVPRKKLDQLSRSSQHQGVVASIAAYRYATISDLFALAEKRDEPPFFMMLDNIEDPHNLGSILRTADASGCQGIIIPKRRSVGLTSVVAKASTGAIEYVPVARVSNLAQTIDELKKKGIWFAGTAADADSSYDETDYTMPVCLIIGNEGTGISQLVRKKCDFFIHIPMNGKVTSLNASVAAGLMMYEVFRQRRQRKQG encoded by the coding sequence ATGAGCGATGAATGGATTATCGGGCGTCATCCGGTTGCGGAAGCGATCCGATCCGGCAGAGAAATAAACAAAGTCTGGATGAACAAAGAAGGACGCGGGTTAGGCGAGCTGCTTGACTTGATAAAAAGTCACCAGATTGCCGTGCAGTTTGTTCCCAGAAAAAAGCTGGATCAGCTTTCCCGCTCTTCACAGCATCAGGGCGTTGTGGCATCGATTGCCGCCTACCGGTATGCGACAATCAGCGATTTATTTGCTCTTGCAGAAAAGCGCGATGAACCGCCTTTCTTTATGATGCTGGATAATATCGAAGATCCGCATAACCTGGGTTCAATTCTGCGTACAGCTGATGCCTCGGGCTGTCAGGGCATCATTATCCCGAAACGGCGATCAGTGGGTCTGACCTCTGTTGTGGCCAAAGCGTCAACAGGTGCGATCGAATACGTACCTGTCGCCCGCGTTTCCAATCTAGCTCAGACCATTGATGAGTTGAAGAAAAAGGGTATCTGGTTTGCCGGCACGGCGGCGGATGCCGATTCATCATATGATGAAACCGATTATACGATGCCTGTGTGCCTCATCATCGGTAATGAAGGTACAGGCATTTCGCAGTTAGTCAGAAAAAAATGTGACTTTTTCATACACATTCCGATGAACGGAAAGGTCACCTCACTGAATGCTTCAGTTGCTGCCGGACTGATGATGTATGAAGTATTCAGGCAGCGCAGACAGCGGAAGCAAGGGTGA
- a CDS encoding Mini-ribonuclease 3 has product MTIKGKTVDPATVNSLVLAFMGDAIMEVYVREHVICAGKTKIHQLHKQTVNYVSARAQCTFLHELQEQHFLTDEEMDVVRRGRNTRSHSVPRNTDVQTYNFSTGFEALIGYLYFSGKGNRIQEIMAKIFTDHPTEGGASDER; this is encoded by the coding sequence ATGACCATTAAAGGAAAAACGGTGGATCCGGCAACAGTCAACAGTCTGGTCCTGGCGTTCATGGGCGATGCGATTATGGAAGTCTATGTCCGTGAACATGTCATTTGTGCCGGAAAAACAAAGATCCATCAGTTGCATAAGCAGACGGTCAATTATGTATCAGCCAGGGCACAATGCACTTTTCTTCATGAATTGCAGGAACAGCATTTCCTGACCGATGAAGAGATGGACGTTGTTCGCCGCGGGCGTAATACCAGGTCTCATTCCGTGCCCAGAAACACCGACGTGCAGACCTATAATTTCAGTACCGGTTTTGAAGCTCTGATCGGTTATCTGTATTTTTCAGGAAAAGGCAATCGCATTCAGGAGATAATGGCGAAAATATTTACAGATCATCCGACAGAAGGGGGCGCAAGCGATGAGCGATGA
- the cysS gene encoding cysteine--tRNA ligase, which translates to MVLSVFNTLTRKKEKFIPLEKGKVRMYVCGPTVYNYIHIGNARPAVVFDTVRRYFEYLGYSVDYVSNFTDVDDRLINASKERRIPVPEIADQFIKAYLSDVDALNVKRATVNPRATETMDEIITFIKKLVDEGYAYVVNGDVYFRTRKFKDYGKLSHQSIDDLKSGARIQIGENKDDPLDFALWKAAKPGEIKWSSPWGEGRPGWHIECSAMVEKYLGDTIDIHAGGADLVFPHHENEIAQSEALHHKTMARYWLHNGHIQINHEKMSKSIGNVILVHDLIKKFDPQVIRFFILGVQYRHPINFSDALLRDASQAFSRMKTARYNLEHLLRQEHVTLSGDKETEAAYRHRFHEAMDDDFNTANAIAVLFDIVRDSNIALQKQDVDLTLIAAYLNMLDELSGVLGLKLSEPSDSILDSDVEKLIRQREEARQAKKFDVADRIREQLKEADIILEDTPQGVRWKRDGE; encoded by the coding sequence ATGGTACTGAGCGTGTTTAATACACTGACCAGAAAAAAGGAAAAATTCATTCCGCTGGAGAAAGGAAAAGTACGCATGTATGTCTGCGGGCCCACCGTCTACAACTACATTCACATCGGAAACGCCCGTCCCGCGGTTGTATTCGATACGGTTAGACGGTACTTTGAGTATCTCGGGTATTCTGTAGACTACGTTTCTAATTTTACTGATGTCGATGACCGGCTGATCAACGCCTCTAAAGAGCGTCGCATCCCGGTTCCTGAAATTGCTGATCAATTCATTAAAGCATATCTGAGTGATGTGGATGCCCTGAATGTCAAGCGGGCAACCGTCAATCCCAGGGCAACAGAGACCATGGATGAAATCATCACTTTTATAAAAAAACTGGTTGATGAGGGTTATGCCTACGTTGTTAACGGCGATGTTTATTTCCGGACGAGGAAATTTAAGGATTATGGAAAACTCTCTCACCAGTCCATAGATGACTTGAAATCAGGTGCCCGTATCCAGATTGGCGAAAACAAGGACGATCCACTTGATTTTGCTCTGTGGAAAGCAGCCAAACCCGGAGAAATCAAATGGAGCAGCCCATGGGGAGAAGGCCGGCCCGGCTGGCACATTGAATGCTCGGCTATGGTAGAAAAATATCTTGGCGACACCATCGACATTCATGCCGGCGGTGCGGATCTTGTTTTTCCTCATCATGAAAATGAAATTGCTCAGTCCGAAGCGCTCCATCACAAAACAATGGCGCGGTACTGGCTTCACAACGGTCATATTCAGATCAATCACGAGAAAATGTCGAAATCAATCGGGAATGTAATCCTTGTGCATGATCTGATCAAAAAATTTGACCCGCAGGTAATTCGCTTTTTTATTTTAGGTGTTCAGTATCGCCATCCCATTAATTTCAGTGATGCTTTGCTTCGTGATGCGTCGCAGGCCTTCTCCCGTATGAAAACGGCCAGGTATAATCTCGAACATCTGCTCAGGCAGGAGCACGTGACCCTCAGCGGGGACAAGGAGACAGAGGCAGCCTATCGCCATCGGTTTCATGAAGCTATGGATGATGACTTTAATACGGCCAATGCGATTGCTGTCCTGTTCGATATCGTACGGGACAGCAATATTGCCCTGCAGAAGCAGGACGTGGATCTGACGCTTATCGCTGCTTATCTGAATATGCTCGATGAACTCTCGGGTGTGCTTGGACTGAAACTAAGCGAACCATCAGACAGTATATTAGACAGTGATGTTGAAAAACTGATCAGGCAGCGGGAAGAGGCGCGGCAGGCCAAAAAGTTTGATGTAGCAGACCGCATCAGAGAGCAGCTGAAAGAAGCGGACATCATACTGGAAGACACACCGCAGGGCGTTCGCTGGAAGAGGGACGGAGAATGA
- the cysE gene encoding serine O-acetyltransferase: MRNIIAEDLRNVFDQDPAARSKLEVILTYSGLHAIWAHRVAHWLWKKKFFFIARALSQFTRFLTGIEIHPGAQIGRRFFMDHGMGIVIGETCEIGDDVTIFQGVTLGGTGKEKGKRHPTIGNDVLISTGARILGSIRVGDHSKVGAGSVVLHDVPPDSTVVGIPGRVVRQNGRKIHHHDLDHADLPDPVADRMTRLEAEIKQLKEELETMKRSRS, encoded by the coding sequence GTGCGCAATATTATAGCTGAGGATCTGCGGAATGTATTCGATCAGGATCCGGCCGCACGCAGCAAACTGGAAGTCATCCTGACTTATTCCGGTCTGCATGCGATCTGGGCGCATCGGGTGGCTCACTGGTTATGGAAAAAAAAGTTTTTTTTCATTGCCCGTGCCCTCTCACAGTTCACCCGTTTTCTGACTGGAATTGAAATTCATCCCGGTGCTCAAATCGGCCGCCGCTTTTTTATGGATCACGGGATGGGTATTGTTATAGGTGAGACATGCGAAATAGGTGATGATGTAACAATTTTTCAGGGAGTCACGCTGGGTGGTACAGGTAAAGAAAAGGGAAAACGACACCCGACGATAGGAAATGACGTACTGATATCAACGGGAGCCCGCATCCTGGGCTCTATCAGGGTGGGCGATCACTCCAAAGTCGGGGCCGGGTCGGTTGTGCTTCACGATGTTCCTCCAGACTCCACAGTAGTAGGTATCCCCGGGCGCGTCGTCAGACAAAACGGACGAAAGATCCATCATCATGATCTGGATCACGCCGATCTGCCCGATCCCGTGGCGGACAGAATGACACGCCTGGAAGCAGAAATCAAACAACTGAAAGAAGAACTGGAAACCATGAAAAGGAGTAGATCATAA
- the ispF gene encoding 2-C-methyl-D-erythritol 2,4-cyclodiphosphate synthase — MRVGHGFDVHQFADGRKLIIGGVHIPDEKGLAGHSDADVLLHAISDALLGAMGEGDIGRHFPDTDEAYKDADSKILLADVASLVREKDYTISNIDSVVIAQRPKIAPFIAEMRTTIASVVNIDMDQINVKATTTEKLGFTGRGEGIAAEAICLIEKLQQD, encoded by the coding sequence ATGCGGGTTGGCCACGGATTTGATGTCCATCAGTTCGCTGACGGACGTAAACTGATCATTGGCGGTGTTCACATTCCTGATGAAAAAGGGCTTGCCGGGCATTCAGACGCTGATGTCCTGCTGCATGCGATCAGTGATGCACTGCTTGGTGCTATGGGCGAGGGGGATATCGGTCGTCATTTTCCCGATACCGATGAGGCTTATAAAGATGCAGATTCAAAGATTCTGCTTGCGGATGTTGCGTCTTTAGTCCGGGAAAAAGATTATACAATCAGTAATATTGACAGCGTCGTCATTGCCCAGCGCCCGAAAATAGCGCCCTTCATCGCAGAAATGAGAACCACAATCGCATCCGTCGTGAACATCGATATGGACCAAATTAACGTCAAGGCGACAACGACCGAAAAGCTCGGATTTACCGGAAGAGGGGAAGGAATCGCTGCGGAAGCGATCTGCCTCATCGAGAAGTTGCAGCAGGACTGA
- the ispD gene encoding 2-C-methyl-D-erythritol 4-phosphate cytidylyltransferase, whose translation MNYQAVIVAAGQGSRMGSNQNKVLLPLHSEPVIIHTLRVFDQDPSCRKIVLVVQNAEYHTFRSLIETYGITKKIDFAPGGAERQESVYHGLLALEDSDPDSIVLIHDGARPFVTRRGIAETAKQAYEYGAALLAVPVKDTIKQVDGRGQVADTPDRKSLWAAQTPQAFRLSLILRAHRAETNHPFGATDDASLVEHLDLPVRVVMGSYRNIKLTTPEDMVVAEKFFEEEENNHAGWPRI comes from the coding sequence ATGAATTATCAAGCGGTGATCGTCGCTGCAGGGCAGGGTTCGCGTATGGGATCGAATCAAAATAAAGTCCTTCTCCCCCTGCACAGTGAACCGGTAATCATCCATACGCTCCGTGTCTTTGATCAGGATCCATCCTGCAGAAAGATCGTTCTAGTCGTGCAAAATGCTGAATATCACACCTTCCGGTCATTAATCGAAACGTACGGGATCACGAAAAAGATTGATTTTGCGCCGGGTGGAGCTGAGCGGCAGGAAAGTGTCTATCACGGACTTCTGGCTCTCGAAGATTCTGATCCGGACAGTATTGTTCTTATTCATGACGGCGCCCGCCCATTCGTCACCCGACGCGGGATAGCCGAAACGGCAAAGCAGGCGTATGAATATGGCGCAGCACTTCTTGCTGTTCCGGTAAAAGACACCATTAAGCAGGTGGATGGCCGGGGCCAGGTTGCCGATACGCCGGATCGAAAAAGCCTGTGGGCGGCACAAACGCCTCAGGCTTTTCGCCTGTCTCTGATTCTTCGCGCACATCGGGCGGAGACCAATCATCCATTCGGGGCAACTGATGATGCCTCGCTTGTTGAACATCTTGATCTTCCGGTGAGGGTTGTCATGGGGAGTTATCGGAACATTAAGCTGACAACTCCGGAGGACATGGTTGTAGCAGAAAAGTTTTTTGAAGAAGAGGAGAATAACCATGCGGGTTGGCCACGGATTTGA
- a CDS encoding PIN/TRAM domain-containing protein gives MLKRVIQLFFILLGGTLGFVYIPKIIVLLNFGEGMPEWLASPFIGMAVGAVIMTLLTFWFVDSLVHLMKTFEDRIMKAPITDVLFGTLGLIFGLVISYLIQLPLAALNIPGISNVLPIFIYFFLGYLFYQIGSRKRDELIGLFHLPARSKEKKKEARSELSLSETGSPYKIFDTSVIIDGRIADICQTGFLEGTMVIPHFVLEELQHIADSSDVLKRNRGRRGLDILNRIQKDHSIHVNLYEGDYDDITEVDSKLVRLAKESGGIVVTNDFNLNKVCEFQGVRVLNINDLANAVKPVVLPGEELQVQVIKDGKEQNQGVGYLDDGTMIVVEEGHRYIGKTIDVIITSVLQTSAGRMIFAKPKLLEKAL, from the coding sequence ATGTTAAAACGAGTAATACAATTATTTTTCATCCTGCTGGGCGGGACACTCGGCTTTGTTTATATACCCAAAATCATCGTACTGCTTAATTTTGGTGAAGGAATGCCGGAATGGCTGGCATCCCCGTTTATTGGCATGGCAGTCGGCGCGGTTATCATGACATTGTTGACATTCTGGTTTGTGGACTCATTAGTGCATTTAATGAAAACGTTTGAGGACAGAATTATGAAAGCGCCAATTACCGATGTTTTATTCGGGACACTTGGCCTGATTTTCGGGCTGGTAATATCCTACCTGATCCAGTTGCCCCTTGCTGCACTGAATATTCCCGGAATCAGCAACGTCCTTCCCATTTTTATTTATTTTTTTCTCGGATACCTTTTTTATCAGATCGGATCCAGAAAGCGAGATGAGCTGATTGGTCTGTTTCATCTGCCTGCCCGTTCGAAGGAGAAAAAAAAGGAAGCAAGATCTGAGCTAAGTTTGTCCGAAACAGGTTCGCCTTATAAAATTTTTGATACAAGCGTGATCATTGACGGCCGGATAGCTGATATTTGTCAGACGGGTTTTCTGGAGGGCACCATGGTTATACCACATTTTGTCCTTGAAGAACTGCAGCATATAGCGGACTCATCCGATGTGCTGAAACGAAACCGCGGCAGGCGCGGACTGGATATTCTGAACCGGATTCAGAAGGACCACTCGATCCATGTCAATCTTTATGAAGGAGACTATGATGATATAACGGAAGTGGACAGCAAACTGGTTCGTCTCGCAAAAGAGTCAGGTGGCATTGTTGTAACAAATGATTTCAACCTGAATAAAGTCTGTGAATTCCAAGGTGTACGTGTTTTAAATATTAATGACCTGGCTAATGCCGTCAAACCGGTTGTTTTACCGGGAGAAGAGCTTCAGGTTCAGGTTATAAAAGACGGGAAAGAGCAGAATCAGGGTGTCGGGTATCTTGACGACGGAACCATGATTGTGGTAGAAGAAGGACATAGGTATATTGGAAAAACCATCGATGTGATTATTACCAGTGTTCTGCAGACGTCTGCGGGTCGAATGATTTTTGCCAAACCGAAATTGCTGGAAAAAGCACTGTAA
- the radA gene encoding DNA repair protein RadA, with product MAKAKSVFICQECGYKSPKWMGRCPECRNWNTMVEELIQPANAAHGPVKKNNRPALLSDVTLDEEPRIITGMKEFNRVMGGGIVPASLTLVGGDPGIGKSTLLLQVSDHLASHGHTVLYISGEESIRQTRMRAGRLNVSSDGLYVLSETDISQIEMHMKEVHPEVMIIDSIQTIYHPDVTSAPGSISQIRECTGQLLRIAKTSGTAIFIVGHVTKNGALAGPRTLEHMVDTVLYFEGERHHTFRILRAVKNRFGSTNEMGVFEMKEEGLTEVLNPSEIFLQERTSGASGSAVVAAMEGTRPILVEIQALVTPTNFGNPRRMAAGLDNNRMSLIMAVLEKRAGLLLQNQDAYVNVAGGIKLDEPATDLATAISIASSFSNRPTGVTDIFIGEVGLTGEVRRVSRIEQRVNEASKLGFTKAYIPAKNMGGWRKPEGIQIIGADSLVQVMQLALGKTEVPLSDSPFFPPKV from the coding sequence ATGGCAAAGGCAAAATCAGTATTTATATGCCAGGAATGTGGCTATAAAAGCCCCAAATGGATGGGACGCTGTCCGGAGTGCCGGAACTGGAATACCATGGTTGAAGAATTGATACAGCCGGCAAACGCCGCTCATGGCCCGGTTAAAAAAAATAATCGTCCCGCTCTCCTGTCTGATGTGACCCTGGATGAGGAACCAAGGATTATTACCGGAATGAAGGAGTTTAACCGTGTGATGGGCGGAGGCATTGTCCCTGCATCACTGACCCTTGTAGGAGGTGACCCGGGCATAGGCAAGTCGACACTTCTCCTTCAGGTTTCCGATCATCTGGCTTCACATGGCCATACGGTGTTGTATATATCGGGAGAAGAATCGATTCGGCAGACCAGAATGCGCGCCGGACGGCTGAATGTCAGTTCGGATGGGCTTTATGTTCTGTCAGAAACGGACATCAGTCAGATTGAGATGCATATGAAAGAGGTTCATCCGGAAGTGATGATTATTGATTCCATTCAGACGATCTATCATCCTGATGTTACTTCAGCACCGGGCAGTATTTCACAAATCAGAGAATGCACAGGTCAATTGCTGCGGATCGCCAAGACCAGCGGAACCGCCATATTTATTGTCGGTCATGTCACAAAAAACGGGGCGCTTGCAGGTCCAAGGACTCTTGAACATATGGTCGACACCGTTTTATATTTTGAAGGGGAGCGCCATCACACATTTCGTATCCTTCGGGCGGTAAAAAACCGCTTCGGTTCTACGAATGAAATGGGTGTGTTTGAAATGAAAGAGGAAGGATTGACAGAGGTCTTAAATCCATCGGAAATATTTCTTCAGGAACGGACAAGTGGCGCATCAGGATCGGCCGTTGTCGCCGCCATGGAAGGAACCCGGCCGATTCTTGTTGAGATCCAGGCACTGGTTACACCCACTAATTTCGGGAACCCGCGCAGGATGGCAGCAGGACTTGATAATAATCGGATGTCACTGATTATGGCTGTGCTCGAGAAAAGAGCCGGGCTCCTGCTTCAGAACCAGGATGCCTACGTGAACGTTGCCGGCGGGATAAAACTGGATGAACCGGCAACAGACCTGGCAACTGCCATCAGCATTGCATCCAGTTTCAGTAACCGTCCGACCGGTGTGACCGACATCTTCATTGGGGAAGTCGGACTGACCGGTGAAGTCAGGCGGGTGTCCCGGATCGAACAGAGAGTGAACGAGGCCAGTAAACTCGGGTTTACCAAAGCGTATATTCCTGCAAAAAATATGGGCGGGTGGCGGAAACCTGAGGGGATTCAGATCATTGGAGCAGACTCACTTGTTCAAGTTATGCAACTGGCGCTGGGGAAAACTGAAGTACCGCTGTCAGATTCGCCCTTTTTCCCACCGAAAGTCTAG